GAAGAGTTTATCCCACATTACACTATGGGTAGACCCACACCCTACATTTGAATCACattcagcacacatttaaagcatgaccCACTCCAAAGAGAACTGTAGCTCCCCCCTCATAGAGTTACACTTCCCAGAATCTTTatcaaactacacttcccaggattattGGACTTCAAACGTGCACTGAAAGTGCTTTAAATTTAACTTACCTGGGGGTAGGTCCCATTGAACTAAGTGGCACGtagttctgagcagacatgtctaGAATTGCGCTGAGAGTATAAAATAATGGATTTTGGAAATTATTAGCCCAATTTAATAAATATGACTTCTGTTTAGAGAAGGCTCTTGACTTGCCTTGTAATTTGGGTTTAAAAGTTCTTGGGAGTAGGTGAGAGTTTCATAAGCTAGACCCCTATacgtcttttttttgggggggggggttgcatgctGTCTGCTGCAGGAAGCTTTTTGTACTTTTAGGCACATATGTATTCTAGAGCCCTGTGTTCTAAAGCAGCAATGGGATCAACCATCACAGCCTGGCAGAGTTCCTATTCTTCATCTAGTCCCAGGTTCATATGGCATTTGAAGCAATAATCGTTTCTTTTTCCTCTGCTCCTTGGTGACGTGAAAACCTGTACAGTAATCTCCCATGTAGAAAAGACGAGGAAACGAAAAGCTGCAAAAACTTCCACCCATGTGAAGTGCTGTAAACAGAGGACATTGAGAAAGAGGGCAAAATCAAACACCCTAGCAGCCACGCcctgcctttattttatttatttattttccttgtcAGGTTTCACTTCACAGTTGTTAAGAAGGAGTAGAGATCAGATTTcagggagggcagaggaagctAACTGGCTGGAACCAGGCTTGCCTTGTCCCTTTTTTTGGCCACCTTATCTTTTCAGTCACTAACCACATCCTACCCGGCAGTTCAGCTAGAAGTTAATGTTTGACGGAAGTGGTTGCCTGTCGGCCAGAGGGAACTCTCGTCACTCAGAAGCTGGCGGGGCAAGGAACAGGGAGTGCCTGGAGAAAACCCGAAGGGCTTAGCCTTCCTTCCATCAAGGAGAATTGGATGCACCCTGAAGCGTGTGAGGAGGAATTAGGTACAGGACAGAAACAATACTTAGAAGAAAGAAGCATTTCCTTCgtggttcttcttctttttaaagcgaATAATGGTTTGTCTCATCTCTTTCCTGGATTGACTAATCCACTAATGTGACTGGTGTGAGGTGCTGATTCAGAAAAAAAAGTTGTGTTGCCTGTTTGGGTGTAGGTGAGTCATTGCTATTACTTCACAGCTTCTACCTGTGTGAAATAAGCTTCCTAGAATGCAGTAGGCCTTGGCCTGTGAGTAAACTTGTAAGCTTTGTTAGGAAGGATATTTGGATCAGTGACATGTTTTGACCCACCTTTTGTCTCTCTTTcctccattgtgtgtgtgtgtctgtgattaGCTCTGCTCATGGAGACAGGAAACAGCCAGCAGGATTGTTGGGATATAATTGATGAAACCCACATTAAAGAATTTGAAGTGGACCAATGGATCAAGATCACCCTAGCCCTTATCTACGTCGTCATCTTTGTGGCAGGCATTGTGGGCAACAGTGTCACCATCCGGACAACCAAACTGCTGCAGAAGAAGGGCTACTTGCAGAAAGAGGTCACAGACCACATGGTGAGCCTCGCATGCTCGGACCTGTTGGTCCTCTTGCTGGGGATGCCTGTGGAGTTCTTCAGTATGATCTGGACCCCTTTTTCCACCCCTCAAGGCAACCTCGCCTGCAAGCTCTACTGCTTCCTTTTTGAGGCCTGCAGCTATGCTACGGTGCTGCATGTGGCCACTCTCAGCTTTGAAAGGTACATTGCCATCTGCCACCCTTTCAAGTTTAAAGCTGCTTCTGGGCCCTGCAAAGTGAGGATCCTCATTGCCTTTGTCTGGATTACATCTGTCCTTGTGGCCTTACCTCTTCTCTTTGCGATGGGCACAGAGTACCCATTGGAAGCCATCCAGGGCCACCGAGGATTGGTTCCCTGCAGCAAACCCAAACCCCGGCACCACATGCCTAACTTGACGCTAAATGTCACCATATGCACCAGCTTGTCCTCTCGATGGAAGGCCTTCCAGTCTGGTATCTTCACTGCTTTTATTGTGTATGTCGTAGTGTTGGTATCTGTGGCTTTTATGTGCCGGAATATGATGAAAGCCCTGATGATCCACAAACAAGGGACCTTAGCcgtgagaggggagagagaaagccaaAACCAGTACCTAAGGAAAAACGAGAATCCCGATGGCAGGAGTTCCAGGAAACAGACTATCCTCTTCCTAGGTAAGACCCTGTgtatgtacatgtgtgtgtgtgtgtgtgttggtaatgACTCTGCAGCTACGAAAGGAAAGACAAATGGCAGGGTGGGATTGATTCAGGATGAAATGATGGGAAAATGAGGTGGGTTTCATCTCCCTTTTAGTGTTTCACCATTCCCTATTCATTATGGAAATAATTCTGCTCAGCACAAAGCAAATGGCATAAATTGCATGGAACCTGTGCGATGGTGATATTAAAGTAAGCATTAGTGCCTTCAGAATGTGCATTTGAGAGGAATGGTTTTCATTTCAGCtgcatttcccttttctttatgCACAGAACCAAGTAACTCAGCTTTTCAACAGGCTTCTCTACCCATCCTGTCCCACTTTCCCATCATCACTTAAAGAAAGCACTTTTGATTTAAATATTTCAATTTTAAAGCTAAATGCTTATCTTGTGTAGTGTTATAATTTTTGTCTCGTTTGAATTAAGCGGGGGATCCTAAAATTCAATTTGCTTTTACTAGTCATGCTGCTTGATAACATCTTATCCCCCATTTTTAGATAAACGAAACtagattttttatattttataggcAAAGTGGGGGAGATGTATGGAATGGGGTTCAAGGAAAGGAAGCTTTTTACATGTTGATCTTGCCGGAAAGAATCAGGAGCCCTTTGCAAATCACAACCTTAAGCTGCAATTGTAAATCCTTTACCTGGCGAAAGTCCCACTAGCATCACTAAGAATTATTTCTGAACAAATAGGTTCAGGACTGGAGTGCTGATTAAAagactttgtttgtttttaaactgttccaaaaaaaacccccaaacaaacaaacaagcagaaacAAATAATGAGCCTTGCAAGCGCCAAATGCCACTCCAAATGTGTGCATTCAGAAAGCTTAAACCTGAGATTTGGGTTGTTGCCATGGCCACTATCATTTACTATAGCCCTGCTCATGTGCCTTTAACAGAATCCCTGGTAGCTGAAACTGTCCTGGCAAAGATTAGAGTCTGGCTCATGATGACACCCAGCCCACCTGATCCCACCACCCTCTGGGCTGGCATGGAGGTGGCAGTTGTGGAGAATTAGTAGCCTTTCCTTGGGAACTATGATTCCTGCCTATTTTGCCTTTTTACAAGACTGTTAGCCTGAGTCAGCAGCCATGCATATTCTCAAGGAGGTTGTCACTAAATGTGAAGACAGTGGCACGCCATAAGAAACCTTCAGATGCCGAAGTTGCCATTAAAGGTATGAGAGCAGGGGCTCTTAAAAagttggaagcctttctttcaaCTTATTTGTTTTTGCTAGGCCTTGATCACTTTAAGCGAGCCAGATAGTTGCCTTTCTTGGAATTTCCCCTCCCTGCACCTAGAGCTTATTAAAAGACCAATAACTTGGGAATTATGTTTGATTCTGATCTCTCTTGCCACATTTTTCAGACTAAATCTAATCAAGTTGTCATCTCACCATCTTGAGAATCTTTCCAGGCTGTGATCCATGTAGCCTCAGCATCTTGTTGAGAGCTCTTAGATGCGAT
The Podarcis muralis chromosome 1, rPodMur119.hap1.1, whole genome shotgun sequence DNA segment above includes these coding regions:
- the GPR39 gene encoding G-protein coupled receptor 39 isoform X1 encodes the protein MHPEACEEELGTGQKQYLEERSISFVVLLLFKANNALLMETGNSQQDCWDIIDETHIKEFEVDQWIKITLALIYVVIFVAGIVGNSVTIRTTKLLQKKGYLQKEVTDHMVSLACSDLLVLLLGMPVEFFSMIWTPFSTPQGNLACKLYCFLFEACSYATVLHVATLSFERYIAICHPFKFKAASGPCKVRILIAFVWITSVLVALPLLFAMGTEYPLEAIQGHRGLVPCSKPKPRHHMPNLTLNVTICTSLSSRWKAFQSGIFTAFIVYVVVLVSVAFMCRNMMKALMIHKQGTLAVRGERESQNQYLRKNENPDGRSSRKQTILFLGLIVASLAICWLPNQVRRIMAAARPKQDWTVPYFRAYITLLPIADTFFYLSSVVNPLLYNISSQQFRNVFVQVLRCRLTLEHANKQKLLRANLNSAADSGRSRRPLIFASSAMRKSSTKSANKVFLSTFQSETKPGCSLQKLSLESLELNVKTMPLETCTDPSPANQNGLCEHEL
- the GPR39 gene encoding G-protein coupled receptor 39 isoform X2, with amino-acid sequence MHPEACEEELALLMETGNSQQDCWDIIDETHIKEFEVDQWIKITLALIYVVIFVAGIVGNSVTIRTTKLLQKKGYLQKEVTDHMVSLACSDLLVLLLGMPVEFFSMIWTPFSTPQGNLACKLYCFLFEACSYATVLHVATLSFERYIAICHPFKFKAASGPCKVRILIAFVWITSVLVALPLLFAMGTEYPLEAIQGHRGLVPCSKPKPRHHMPNLTLNVTICTSLSSRWKAFQSGIFTAFIVYVVVLVSVAFMCRNMMKALMIHKQGTLAVRGERESQNQYLRKNENPDGRSSRKQTILFLGLIVASLAICWLPNQVRRIMAAARPKQDWTVPYFRAYITLLPIADTFFYLSSVVNPLLYNISSQQFRNVFVQVLRCRLTLEHANKQKLLRANLNSAADSGRSRRPLIFASSAMRKSSTKSANKVFLSTFQSETKPGCSLQKLSLESLELNVKTMPLETCTDPSPANQNGLCEHEL
- the GPR39 gene encoding G-protein coupled receptor 39 isoform X3, giving the protein METGNSQQDCWDIIDETHIKEFEVDQWIKITLALIYVVIFVAGIVGNSVTIRTTKLLQKKGYLQKEVTDHMVSLACSDLLVLLLGMPVEFFSMIWTPFSTPQGNLACKLYCFLFEACSYATVLHVATLSFERYIAICHPFKFKAASGPCKVRILIAFVWITSVLVALPLLFAMGTEYPLEAIQGHRGLVPCSKPKPRHHMPNLTLNVTICTSLSSRWKAFQSGIFTAFIVYVVVLVSVAFMCRNMMKALMIHKQGTLAVRGERESQNQYLRKNENPDGRSSRKQTILFLGLIVASLAICWLPNQVRRIMAAARPKQDWTVPYFRAYITLLPIADTFFYLSSVVNPLLYNISSQQFRNVFVQVLRCRLTLEHANKQKLLRANLNSAADSGRSRRPLIFASSAMRKSSTKSANKVFLSTFQSETKPGCSLQKLSLESLELNVKTMPLETCTDPSPANQNGLCEHEL